The following are encoded in a window of Pagrus major chromosome 14, Pma_NU_1.0 genomic DNA:
- the trmu gene encoding mitochondrial tRNA-specific 2-thiouridylase 1 has product MGFIRHVVCAMSGGVDSSVAALLLKRRGYNVTGVFMKNWDLLDETGVCTTEKDCEDAYRVCQSLDIPFHQVSYVKEYWNEVFSNLLKEYEKGRTPNPDILCNKLIKFNHFHKYALNTLGADAMATGHYARTSQEDEEVFQQTHTAPPTTLFRDRFEIRNPVRMYKGADLLKDQTFFLSQIPQDALRQTMFPLAGLTKDFVKKIAAEAGFHHVLKKKESMGICFIGERHFEDFILEYLEPKPGNFVSIEDGSVRGTHKGWFTLTLGQRARIGGQRDAWFVVDKDITTGDVFVAPSTNHPSLFRDTVRTDRFHWVTIDPPPELARTQMMECHFRFIHQMPLIPCTVTLNMDGSVWISLSQPVRALTPGQFAVLYKGDECLGSGKIIQLGPSEYTLQQGRERLLAAAQHKEQQTPEPTS; this is encoded by the exons atgGGTTTTATTCGGCACGTCGTGTGCGCCATGTCAGGCGGCGTCGACAGCTCCGTCGCAGCGCTGTTACTGAAGAGACGAG GTTACAACGTCACAGGGGTTTTTATGAAGAATTGGGACCTGCTGGATGAGACAGGGGTGTGTACCACAGAGAAAGACTGTGAGGACGCCTACAGAGTGTGTCAGAGCCTGGACATCCCCTTCCATCAAGTGTCTTATGTCAAAGAGTACTGGAACGAAGTTTTTAG TAACCTACTGAAGGAATATGAGAAGGGCCGGACACCAAACCCTGATATACTATGCAACAAGCTCATTAAATTCAACCATTTCCACAAGTATGCTCTCAACACTCTGG GTGCTGATGCCATGGCGACAGGCCACTACGCCAGGACATCACAGGAAGACGAAGAGGTTTTCCAACAGACGCACACAGCTCCGCCTACCACACTCTTCAGAGATCGATTTGAAATCAGAAATC CGGTGAGGATGTACAAAGGAGCAGACCTCCTCAAAGACCAAACCTTCTTCCTGAGTCAGATCCCCCAGGATGCCTTGCGACAAACCATGTTCCCACTGGCCGGACTCACCAAAGACTTTGTCAAAAAGATTGCCGCTGAGGCCGGGTTTCACCATGtgctgaagaagaaagag AGCATGGGCATCTGCTTCATTGGAGAGAGACACTTCGAAGACTTTATTTTGGAG TATCTGGAACCTAAACCAGGGAACTTTGTCTCCATTGAGGATGGATCTGTGAGGGGAACACACAAAG GCTGGTTCACTCTGACGCTGGGTCAGAGGGCGAGGATAGGAGGGCAGAGAGACGCCTGGTTTGTGGTGGACAAAGACATCACTACCGGAGACGTGTTTGTG GCTCCATCTACCAATCACCCGTCTCTTTTCCGTGACACGGTGCGGACCGACCGTTTCCACTGGGTAACAATTGACCCGCCTCCTGAACTTGCCAGGACCCAGATGATGGAGTGTCATTTTCGCTTCATCCATCAGATGCCGCTCA TTCCCTGTACGGTGACACTGAACATGGACGGCTCTGTGTGGATCTCACTCTCCCAGCCAGTCAGAGCTCTGACACCTGGACAG TTTGCTGTACTCTACAAAGGAGATGAGTGTCTGGGTAGTGGGAAGATTATCCAACTGGGGCCTAGTGAATACACACTCCAGCAAGGAAGGGAACGACTGCTAGCAGCCGCTCAGCACAAAGAGCAGCAGACGCCTGAACCAACGAGCTGA
- the srr gene encoding L-threonine ammonia-lyase, translated as MGEVSVDAVTLDLLREARETVRGSPLGVINTPMIPWCQTTLPLDIRCNIHIKLENMQRTGSFKIRGVANQFARRAKGGHFVTMSAGNYGKSFAYASKHYGTKGKVVMPETAPVSRSILIQSFGVEVERVPTTCLMNVVNRCVQEDDMTFLHSYDDLDLIAGHASLGMEVLEVVPDPDVVVVCCGGGGLLAGVAAAIKLSGCDKTRIYGVEPEGACTMYRSFIEKKPVGMDTKSIASGLAPPFAGKLPFELCQRYVEGIVLINDEEIKAAVSTLYRSGLVVEPSGSAAFAAIVNNKIPDLEDKNVVCILSGGNIGKDELANFPD; from the exons ATGGGTGAGGTGTCTGTAGACGCCGTCACCCTGGATCTGCTGAGGGAAGCCAGGGAGACGGTGAGAGGCAGCCCCCTCGGTGTCATCAACACTCCCATGATCCCCTGGTGCCAGACAACCCTCCCTCTCGACATCCGCTGCAACATCCACATCAAACTGGAGAACATGCAGAGAACGG GGTCGTTTAAGATCAGAGGAGTGGCCAATCAGTTTGCCAGGAGAGCGAAGGGTGGACATTTTGTCACCATGTCTGCTGGGAACTATGGGAAGTCTTTTGCGTACGCCTCAAAACACTACGGGACGAAGGGGAAGGTGGTGATGCCTGAAACTGCCCCGGTGTCCAGATCGATCCTCATACAG AGTTttggggtggaggtggagcgtGTTCCCACCACCTGTCTGATGAATGTGGTGAACCGCTGTGTTCAGGAGGACGACATGACCTTCCTGCACTCCTATGATGACTTGGATTTGATAGCAGGACACGCCAG tctaGGTATGGAGGTGCTGGAGGTGGTGCCCGATCCCGATGTGGTGGTTGTGTGCTGCGGTGGAGGGGGGCTGCTGGCTGGTGTCGCTGCTGCCATCAAACTGTCGGGCTGCGATAAGACCAGAATCTACGGTGTGGAACCAGAAGGAG CCTGCACCATGTACAGAAGTTTCATTGAGAAGAAGCCGGTGGGCATGGACACAAAGAGCATCGCCTCAGGACTCGCACCACCTTTTGCAG GCAAACTGCCTTTCGAGTTGTGTCAGCGCTACGTGGAGGGGATCGTCCTTATAAACGACGAGGAGATCAAGGCAGCGGTGTCTACCCTCTACAGGTCTGGACTCGTGGTGGAGCCGTCAGGCTCTGCTGCCTTCGCTGCCATTGTGAACAACAAGATACCCGACCTGGAGGACAAGAACGTGGTGTGCATCCTCAGTGGAGGGAACATCGGAAAAGATGAGCTCGCCAACTTCCCAGACTGA
- the tprkb gene encoding EKC/KEOPS complex subunit TPRKB: MHLTHELELFPDQKVTQMLFKEVKNAAELRQSAVEGKINGALINPTMLVNPFQVLVAANKAVHLQKTGKMKTRSLYSEIIFNLSPNNNISEAFKRFGISDGDNSVMVVLVHNEDESQLLSDITARVKGRQVPVEDISSLSDQAKIKKLYKVTPQEEKCGTLLDAVVCRMATKDVI, encoded by the exons ATGCATTTAACTCATGAGCTAGAGCTTTTCCCCGACCAAAAGGTGACACAAATGCTTTTCAAGGAGGTGAAAAACGCCGCAGAGCTGAGACAGAGCGCGGTGGAGGGTAAAATAAATGGTGCCTTGATCAACCCGACGATG cTGGTGAATCCTTTCCAAGTGCTGGTAGCTGCCAACAAGGCTGTTCACCTACAGAAAACTGGGAAAATGAAGACAAGAAGTTTATATTCAGAAATAATCTTCAACCTGTCACCTAATAATAAT ATCTCCGAGGCGTTTAAAAGGTTTGGGATCTCTGACGGCGACAACTCCGTCATGGTGGTCCTGGTTCACAATGAAGATGAGTCCCAGCTCCTGTCAGACATTACAGCCAGGGTGAAGGGACGGCAGGTTCCAGTCGAAGACATTTCCTCGCTGTCTGACCAGGCAAAGATCAAAAAg CTGTATAAAGTCACTCCCCAGGAGGAGAAGTGTGGGACTCTGCTTGATGCAGTTGTATGCAGGATGGCCACCAAGGACGTCATATAG